The following are from one region of the Candidatus Neomarinimicrobiota bacterium genome:
- a CDS encoding small multi-drug export protein: MVDSVLQFFQEFIQDPRWITFLLAMTPIGELRVALPWGITFGNMQWYDAYMWAVAGNFLISIPILFLLGPISKFLMRWTIGERFFNWLFARTRRKGKMIETWEFLGLVIFVGIPLPVTGAWTGAAAAFLFGLSYRKSFLAIFTGLIMSATIVTIITTTGVKLFG, encoded by the coding sequence GTGGTAGATTCAGTGCTTCAATTCTTTCAAGAATTTATTCAGGATCCGCGTTGGATCACGTTTTTATTGGCTATGACCCCCATCGGTGAACTCAGGGTAGCCTTACCCTGGGGTATAACTTTTGGCAATATGCAATGGTATGACGCCTATATGTGGGCTGTGGCGGGGAATTTTCTGATTTCAATTCCCATTCTCTTCCTTCTAGGCCCAATATCCAAATTCTTAATGCGCTGGACTATCGGTGAAAGGTTTTTCAATTGGCTATTTGCCAGAACCCGTCGCAAGGGGAAGATGATAGAAACCTGGGAATTTCTGGGATTGGTCATTTTTGTGGGTATACCATTGCCCGTAACGGGTGCCTGGACCGGTGCGGCAGCGGCTTTCCTGTTCGGTTTGTCCTACAGAAAATCTTTTCTGGCCATCTTCACTGGTCTCATAATGAGTGCTACGATTGTCACTATCATAACCACAACTGGCGTGAAACTATTCGGATAG
- a CDS encoding glycosyltransferase family 2 protein, producing the protein MRSRLINTNPVIVIPVYNGRDSVLRLIQEIKGVIDCPIMVIDDGSTDGTRAEDFVDIAYLRHPQNKGKGAALKTGLKLAKEAGFHNAITLDADGQHDPHEIPNFISRVEEYPGSLVVGMRNLITESMPFHRKLSNNITSLILSLRTSLRVRDSQVGYRCYPLSDSRLWESVEDGFQFESAVFFNAAKLRIPLVWQPIPVIYGSEESHMHLLKDTLRFVRTLFRSFKW; encoded by the coding sequence GTGAGATCCAGGTTGATCAATACGAATCCAGTTATTGTAATCCCGGTCTATAACGGCCGGGATTCTGTTTTACGGCTTATTCAGGAAATAAAAGGCGTCATTGATTGTCCAATAATGGTGATTGATGATGGGTCAACAGATGGAACCAGGGCTGAAGATTTTGTGGATATCGCTTATTTAAGGCATCCACAGAACAAGGGTAAGGGCGCGGCCTTGAAAACAGGGTTGAAACTGGCTAAAGAAGCAGGTTTCCATAATGCCATCACTCTGGATGCAGATGGTCAGCATGACCCCCATGAAATCCCTAATTTTATATCTCGGGTAGAGGAATATCCAGGTTCATTGGTGGTTGGGATGCGCAATTTGATTACCGAGTCTATGCCCTTTCATCGCAAGCTCTCCAATAATATTACCAGTTTAATATTGTCATTAAGAACATCACTACGAGTGCGAGACAGTCAAGTAGGTTATCGATGTTATCCACTGAGTGATAGTCGATTATGGGAATCTGTTGAAGATGGGTTCCAATTCGAATCTGCCGTATTTTTTAACGCGGCTAAGCTAAGAATCCCCTTAGTCTGGCAGCCCATTCCTGTTATATATGGGTCGGAAGAGAGTCATATGCATCTTCTCAAGGATACATTGCGTTTTGTTAGAACCTTATTCAGGAGTTTTAAGTGGTAG
- a CDS encoding ATP-dependent Clp protease ATP-binding subunit produces the protein MKANFHKKLQAVIQLSKEEAIRLGHAYIGSEHLLLGIFRQGDNKVIDILQSLNIDPTEIKNHIEEQIRTSGGTMILGTLPFTKRAERILKNTYQEARDLNADVVDVEHLLLAILREQEGIAADMLAQFSIDYEIVRDEMEFSPEVGGREVDTGKGKPQSKTPALDHFGRDMTALARAGKLDPVIGRDKEIERVAQILSRRKKNNPVLIGEPGVGKTAIAEGLALRIIGKKVPRILLSKRLVSLDLAALIAGTKYRGQFEERMKAVTTELEKNDDIILFIDELHTIVGAGAASGSMDASNMFKPALARGDLQCIGATTLDEFRKYVEKDGALERRFQKVMVEPPSRKETLQILHGLKDRYEAHHNVQYSDEALEAAVSYSSRYIQDKFHPDKAIDVMDEAGARVHLANVDIPDNIVQLEADLDNLRIRKEDVVRNQEFELAASLRDDERNLTKKLEEANEEWNTAMKIDPPPVKIVDIAAVVSLMTSIPIQDVAESEAERLLKLESEMTKHLVGQEHVIDAMAKALRRARSGFRDPKKPIGSFLFLGPTGVGKTEMAKVLAKYIYQNEKALIKMDMSEYSERFNVSRLIGAPPGYVGYEEGGTLTEAVRRNPYSVVLFDEIEKAHPEVYNMLLQIMDEGQLTDSLGHTVDFKNCIMIMTSNLGVKNLTQPGIGFNRKDHKAVLEDQRAKINKEMKETFKPEFINRLTDSFVFNSLVREDLIKIVDLILDDVSHYANEKNVQIKLSPAAKALIVDQEIETEYGARPLRRIIQNMIEDKIAEMTLRGKVKTDSTVAVSVKNKVLTFKVSKSTRKKSSKPEASLNHE, from the coding sequence TTGAAAGCAAATTTCCATAAAAAACTCCAAGCAGTGATTCAGCTCTCCAAAGAGGAAGCTATCAGACTGGGGCACGCATATATAGGTTCTGAACATCTTTTGTTGGGAATCTTCAGGCAGGGTGACAATAAAGTCATAGATATCCTGCAATCATTAAATATTGATCCTACTGAGATTAAAAATCACATTGAAGAACAAATCCGTACTTCAGGTGGCACCATGATCCTTGGCACACTCCCTTTTACCAAGCGAGCTGAGAGAATTCTAAAAAATACATATCAGGAAGCTCGAGATCTCAATGCTGACGTTGTAGATGTGGAGCATTTGCTCCTGGCAATACTCCGTGAGCAGGAAGGTATTGCAGCTGATATGCTGGCTCAATTCAGCATAGACTATGAAATAGTTCGCGATGAAATGGAGTTTTCTCCTGAGGTAGGTGGTCGTGAGGTGGATACTGGTAAAGGGAAGCCTCAGAGCAAAACACCTGCGTTGGATCATTTTGGACGCGACATGACAGCATTGGCCAGGGCAGGCAAGCTTGACCCTGTCATCGGTAGAGATAAAGAGATTGAAAGGGTCGCCCAGATTCTTTCTCGCAGGAAGAAGAATAACCCAGTGCTTATTGGTGAACCTGGTGTGGGTAAAACTGCCATAGCTGAGGGTCTGGCCCTACGGATTATTGGCAAGAAAGTCCCACGCATTCTGCTGAGTAAACGTTTGGTATCTCTTGACCTGGCTGCTTTGATCGCAGGCACTAAATATCGTGGCCAATTTGAAGAGAGAATGAAGGCAGTTACGACTGAGCTGGAAAAAAATGATGATATCATTCTTTTTATTGATGAGCTCCACACTATCGTGGGCGCCGGTGCGGCCAGTGGTTCCATGGACGCCAGCAATATGTTTAAACCAGCCCTCGCCAGAGGTGACCTGCAGTGTATTGGTGCAACAACTCTGGATGAGTTTAGAAAATATGTGGAAAAAGATGGGGCTCTGGAGCGACGCTTTCAGAAAGTCATGGTAGAACCTCCGTCAAGAAAAGAAACTTTACAGATTTTACACGGTTTGAAAGATCGTTATGAGGCTCACCATAATGTGCAGTATTCTGATGAAGCTCTGGAAGCTGCCGTATCATATTCAAGCCGCTACATACAGGATAAATTTCATCCAGACAAAGCGATTGATGTAATGGATGAAGCTGGAGCTAGAGTGCATTTGGCAAATGTGGATATTCCAGACAATATTGTGCAATTGGAAGCTGATCTGGATAATCTTCGCATCAGAAAAGAAGATGTTGTTCGTAACCAGGAATTTGAATTGGCTGCATCTCTCAGGGATGATGAGAGAAACCTGACCAAGAAATTGGAAGAGGCTAACGAAGAGTGGAATACGGCCATGAAGATTGATCCACCTCCAGTAAAAATCGTCGATATCGCTGCAGTCGTTTCATTGATGACCAGCATTCCTATCCAGGATGTGGCTGAGAGTGAGGCTGAGAGGCTTTTGAAGCTCGAATCTGAGATGACCAAGCATCTGGTGGGGCAGGAGCATGTAATTGATGCGATGGCCAAAGCCTTAAGGCGTGCTCGCAGTGGATTTCGTGACCCTAAAAAACCTATTGGTTCGTTTCTTTTTCTCGGACCCACAGGTGTTGGCAAGACAGAGATGGCCAAGGTATTGGCCAAGTATATCTATCAGAACGAAAAAGCACTCATAAAAATGGACATGTCGGAGTATTCCGAACGCTTTAATGTGAGTCGCCTGATTGGTGCCCCTCCAGGTTATGTGGGGTATGAAGAGGGTGGTACTCTCACTGAGGCGGTCCGCAGAAATCCCTATAGTGTTGTGCTCTTTGATGAAATCGAAAAAGCCCATCCTGAAGTTTACAATATGCTGTTGCAGATTATGGATGAAGGACAATTGACAGATAGCCTGGGTCATACGGTTGACTTCAAGAACTGCATTATGATAATGACTTCAAACCTTGGTGTAAAGAATCTTACTCAGCCTGGCATTGGATTCAATCGTAAAGATCATAAAGCCGTACTTGAGGATCAGCGTGCTAAGATAAACAAAGAAATGAAGGAAACTTTCAAGCCTGAATTTATCAATCGCCTGACTGATTCATTCGTATTCAACTCACTTGTACGTGAGGACTTGATTAAAATTGTTGACCTGATTCTGGATGATGTAAGCCATTATGCAAATGAGAAGAATGTCCAGATCAAACTGAGTCCGGCGGCCAAAGCATTGATTGTAGACCAGGAGATTGAGACCGAGTATGGTGCTCGTCCCTTAAGGCGCATCATCCAGAATATGATTGAAGACAAGATTGCTGAAATGACGCTGAGAGGTAAGGTCAAAACGGATTCCACAGTTGCAGTTTCAGTTAAGAATAAGGTGCTCACCTTTAAAGTCTCTAAATCAACCAGGAAAAAATCATCCAAACCTGAGGCTTCCCTGAATCACGAGTGA
- a CDS encoding ABC transporter ATP-binding protein, translated as MNTILQVIDINKSYSAAGEKLEVLKNVNLSMDRGEIVAINGPSGIGKTTLLNIIGTLDTADSGELIISGKSPITMNDEALSTFRAENLGYIFQFHYLLPEFTALENVLIPAKIVDLDKEIARDRAKSLLEAVGVYERRHHKPSQLSGGERQRVAVARALMNRPELVLADEPTGNLDPDNGKRLIDLIHSVRKEFEQSFLIATHSRSLSAACDRVVSLT; from the coding sequence ATGAATACCATCCTTCAAGTTATCGATATTAATAAAAGCTATTCAGCAGCAGGTGAGAAGCTAGAAGTCCTGAAAAATGTCAATTTGAGTATGGATAGAGGTGAAATCGTTGCCATCAATGGCCCCTCAGGGATTGGCAAGACCACGTTGCTTAATATTATCGGTACGCTTGATACGGCAGATTCAGGTGAATTGATTATTTCAGGAAAATCACCAATTACAATGAATGACGAAGCGCTGAGCACCTTTCGTGCAGAGAACCTGGGCTATATTTTTCAATTCCATTATTTACTTCCAGAATTCACGGCGCTGGAAAATGTACTCATTCCAGCTAAGATTGTTGATCTTGACAAAGAAATAGCCCGAGATAGAGCAAAAAGCCTCCTGGAAGCCGTTGGAGTCTATGAGAGGCGTCATCACAAGCCTTCACAGCTATCCGGTGGTGAGAGGCAGCGTGTGGCCGTAGCCCGCGCCCTGATGAATCGTCCTGAACTGGTTCTTGCTGACGAACCAACGGGGAACCTTGATCCTGACAATGGCAAACGGCTCATCGATTTAATCCATTCAGTCAGAAAAGAATTTGAACAATCTTTTCTTATTGCTACCCATAGTAGATCACTCTCTGCAGCTTGCGATAGAGTCGTCTCCCTGACATAA
- a CDS encoding ABC transporter permease, whose amino-acid sequence MSQLNWYMARRYFFTKRSNRFISLVGGISIIGIALGVIALIITMAILNGFEGEVTRRIANFIPHVIISSDANIDEVRSLVPDAKAIYTSTERKAVLEVLDDKMVLNIHAIDQESWEYFLTDAPREQNTSGRLKRNDFELPGIVIGAGIADKFFITTGDTVSIQSPLDIRSGLFRIPQRHFVVTGIFRSDIFDFDRNLAIIDYAEGRRMFKSAGKEVIHLQLKDFNDAKDVKAQLNQSLPDLEVQTWYDQHKTLFDAMRMEKWGSFIGLNMIILIAVFNIVSSLMMMVLEKTSDIGILRVMGAQSSNIRKIFNLQGLIVAFLGVILGVVVGSLLVLSQSKWSWITLPDEIYLIPVLPVELYWSEVFMVGIVAFAIVQLSVRYPSKKAAKLLPLDAINYKR is encoded by the coding sequence ATGAGCCAACTGAATTGGTATATGGCTCGTCGATATTTCTTTACCAAGAGGAGTAATCGATTTATCAGCCTGGTAGGTGGAATATCGATCATAGGGATTGCTCTTGGTGTCATAGCCCTCATCATCACCATGGCCATTTTAAACGGCTTTGAAGGAGAAGTGACACGTCGCATTGCTAATTTTATTCCCCATGTCATTATTTCCTCTGATGCGAATATTGATGAAGTGAGATCGCTAGTCCCTGATGCAAAAGCCATATACACCAGTACAGAACGAAAAGCCGTACTTGAGGTATTAGATGACAAAATGGTTTTAAACATTCATGCAATTGACCAGGAATCTTGGGAATATTTCTTAACGGATGCACCACGAGAGCAGAATACTTCAGGTCGTCTCAAGAGAAATGACTTCGAGTTACCTGGTATTGTTATCGGAGCTGGAATTGCTGATAAATTCTTTATCACAACTGGAGATACCGTTTCCATTCAAAGTCCTCTGGATATTCGCTCAGGTTTGTTTCGTATTCCTCAGAGACATTTTGTGGTGACAGGAATCTTTCGTTCTGATATCTTTGATTTTGACCGAAATCTGGCCATCATCGACTATGCTGAGGGTCGCAGAATGTTCAAATCTGCAGGCAAGGAAGTTATTCATCTTCAACTAAAGGACTTCAATGACGCAAAAGACGTCAAAGCCCAATTGAATCAATCCTTGCCCGACCTGGAAGTGCAAACCTGGTATGATCAGCATAAAACCCTCTTCGATGCCATGCGCATGGAAAAATGGGGGAGTTTTATCGGTTTGAACATGATCATTTTGATAGCGGTATTCAATATCGTCAGTTCTTTGATGATGATGGTCCTCGAAAAAACCAGTGACATTGGTATTCTGCGGGTGATGGGTGCACAATCATCCAATATCCGGAAAATATTTAACCTTCAGGGTCTCATTGTGGCTTTCCTTGGTGTCATCCTTGGTGTTGTTGTGGGAAGTCTTCTGGTTCTCAGCCAATCAAAATGGAGCTGGATCACCCTTCCAGATGAAATTTATTTGATACCAGTCCTACCCGTTGAGTTATACTGGTCCGAAGTGTTCATGGTTGGTATTGTAGCCTTTGCCATTGTTCAATTATCGGTTCGATATCCATCGAAAAAAGCTGCAAAGCTTTTGCCATTGGATGCAATCAATTATAAAAGATAG
- a CDS encoding ABC transporter permease: protein MLLALGVMRGFESVVTDKIIGFDTHIRIEKLFESGFDLDEEKISEISEIPGVEQIFRIKKAEVMLKANNITEGAMLEVMPESALSQLYSVSANYTTGESNQSGLIIGAALADQLEVRISDQILVYDLGSFTDQLGLPSIAATQVHAIYESGMIDYDRSYLYCSPQTMDELFPDSPDTDDFGVFLTDISLTNEVMNQIDQILPYSHLSISWRDRHQTLFNWMKTQQLPIFIIFSLIMIVALVNIASTLILIIMEKRTEIGTLRALGTSRKRIRRIFALEGLMMGLLGTIAGIILSIILAWLQTSFGLISLPSDVYFMDKVSILIGVEDVIAISGGVILLAILSSLIPAMQASRLQPADTLRDE from the coding sequence TTGTTATTAGCCCTGGGTGTTATGCGTGGATTCGAATCAGTGGTCACAGACAAAATAATCGGATTTGATACCCATATTCGTATCGAAAAACTTTTTGAATCAGGATTTGATCTTGATGAAGAGAAAATTTCTGAAATTTCTGAGATTCCTGGTGTTGAACAGATTTTCCGAATCAAAAAAGCTGAAGTCATGCTGAAGGCCAACAACATTACCGAAGGTGCCATGCTTGAAGTGATGCCTGAGTCTGCATTGAGTCAGCTATACTCGGTGAGCGCAAACTATACAACAGGGGAGAGCAACCAATCCGGTCTGATTATTGGTGCGGCATTGGCTGACCAGCTTGAAGTCAGAATCTCAGACCAGATTCTGGTATATGATTTAGGGTCGTTTACTGATCAGCTAGGTCTACCCAGCATTGCTGCGACACAAGTTCACGCCATTTATGAATCTGGTATGATTGATTACGATAGGAGTTATCTCTACTGCTCACCCCAAACCATGGATGAGTTGTTCCCTGATAGTCCAGATACAGATGATTTTGGCGTTTTTCTTACTGACATCTCTCTGACCAATGAAGTGATGAATCAGATCGATCAAATTCTACCCTATTCCCATTTGTCTATTTCATGGAGAGATCGACATCAAACCCTGTTTAATTGGATGAAGACCCAGCAACTCCCCATCTTTATCATATTTAGTCTGATTATGATTGTGGCCCTTGTAAATATTGCCAGTACACTCATCTTGATAATAATGGAAAAAAGAACAGAGATAGGAACCTTGAGAGCTCTGGGTACCAGTCGGAAACGAATTCGAAGAATTTTCGCCCTGGAGGGTCTCATGATGGGGCTTCTGGGGACAATTGCTGGTATCATCTTGTCCATCATTCTAGCCTGGTTACAGACAAGCTTTGGACTCATTTCGCTCCCCAGTGATGTCTATTTCATGGACAAGGTTTCAATTTTGATTGGGGTAGAAGATGTTATTGCCATTTCGGGAGGTGTCATTCTCCTCGCAATCCTATCCTCACTCATACCTGCTATGCAGGCCAGCCGTCTCCAACCTGCTGATACCTTGAGGGATGAATGA
- the lysS gene encoding lysine--tRNA ligase → MSERTLNEIMDQRKEKIKTLVADGINPYPHNYHRTHLITEALERFDDLQEKKGTRLAGRLMSRRVMGKASFANIMDGSGKLQLYIGRDDIGVDTYMMFKQLDIGDFIGVSGELMTTRTGEKTLKVHELTLLSKNIRPLPNVKEKDGQMFDGFEDKEQRYRKRYLDLIVNPDVKETFVKRAKIYRSIRTFFDDSDYLEVETPILQPLYGGASARPFKTHHNALNIDLFLRIADELYLKRLIIGGFEKVFEFSRNFRNEGMDRTHNPEFTAIEWYEAYVDYFYLMDQVESLFKHLATDLGQSTFEFNDHEIDLTKPFDRATMAELVQKHANIDLSTADTAELLKVCREHKIDAASDANYGQLLDALFDELVQPHLIHPTFVTEYPKAISPLAKEKRDSDGTFVERFELFIAGYEFANAFSELNDPIDQRERLEAQSALRAAGDEEAQTLDEDFLQAMEYGMPPTGGVGIGLDRLVMLLTGNRSIRDVLLFPQMRPETKG, encoded by the coding sequence ATGAGTGAGCGTACCCTTAATGAGATCATGGATCAGCGAAAAGAAAAGATTAAAACGCTGGTTGCTGATGGTATAAATCCATACCCACACAACTACCACCGAACCCACCTGATAACTGAAGCCCTGGAGCGCTTTGATGATCTCCAGGAGAAAAAGGGAACCCGCCTTGCCGGTAGACTCATGTCCAGACGCGTCATGGGCAAAGCCAGTTTTGCCAACATCATGGATGGTAGCGGAAAATTGCAGCTATACATCGGCCGTGATGATATTGGTGTTGATACTTACATGATGTTCAAACAACTGGATATTGGCGATTTCATTGGTGTCAGTGGTGAACTCATGACAACACGAACCGGTGAAAAAACCTTGAAAGTTCATGAACTAACGCTTCTGAGTAAGAACATCCGTCCTCTACCTAACGTGAAGGAAAAGGATGGCCAGATGTTTGATGGTTTTGAGGACAAGGAACAGCGCTACCGAAAACGTTATCTTGATCTTATCGTCAATCCTGATGTAAAGGAAACCTTTGTCAAAAGGGCAAAGATTTATCGGAGTATTAGAACCTTTTTTGACGATTCAGACTATCTGGAAGTAGAAACACCCATTCTTCAGCCGCTTTATGGTGGTGCCTCAGCACGTCCCTTTAAAACGCACCACAATGCCCTGAATATTGATCTTTTCTTGCGTATCGCTGATGAGCTATATCTCAAGAGGTTGATTATTGGTGGTTTTGAAAAAGTATTTGAATTTTCTCGAAACTTCAGAAATGAAGGTATGGATCGCACACACAATCCTGAATTCACCGCGATTGAATGGTATGAAGCCTATGTCGATTATTTTTATCTCATGGATCAAGTGGAATCACTCTTCAAGCATCTCGCTACTGATCTGGGCCAGTCCACATTTGAATTTAATGATCATGAAATTGACCTGACTAAACCCTTTGACCGGGCAACGATGGCAGAACTCGTGCAAAAACATGCCAATATTGATTTGTCGACGGCTGATACAGCAGAATTGCTCAAAGTTTGTCGTGAACACAAGATCGATGCTGCAAGTGATGCTAATTATGGTCAGCTTCTGGATGCCTTGTTTGATGAATTGGTCCAGCCACATCTCATTCACCCAACCTTTGTTACCGAATATCCGAAAGCCATTTCTCCACTTGCCAAGGAAAAGCGGGATAGCGATGGGACTTTTGTTGAGAGATTTGAATTATTTATTGCCGGGTATGAATTTGCAAATGCTTTTAGTGAATTAAACGATCCCATTGACCAACGTGAAAGATTGGAAGCTCAATCTGCACTTCGGGCAGCTGGCGATGAAGAAGCTCAAACTCTGGATGAGGATTTTCTCCAGGCTATGGAGTATGGAATGCCTCCAACAGGAGGTGTTGGCATTGGACTTGATCGTTTGGTCATGTTACTCACCGGTAATAGATCCATCCGGGATGTCCTTCTATTCCCACAAATGCGTCCTGAAACTAAAGGATAG
- a CDS encoding SLBB domain-containing protein, translating to MSIRIWGEVKVPGVKLVPSDADLISILSYVGGPTDKAKLDNIRILRFNETEGEPRVVVANVEKFLETGDSKHIPKIYPNDTIIVKGTIWKILSTATPYINLMVTLINGYYLYTRTTTP from the coding sequence ATGTCAATCCGCATTTGGGGTGAGGTAAAGGTACCTGGTGTAAAACTGGTCCCCAGTGATGCTGATCTAATTTCGATTCTCAGCTATGTAGGTGGTCCTACCGATAAGGCAAAACTTGACAATATCAGGATACTTCGATTTAATGAGACAGAAGGTGAACCCAGAGTTGTGGTTGCCAATGTGGAAAAGTTTCTTGAAACAGGTGACAGCAAGCATATTCCAAAGATTTATCCCAACGATACTATTATCGTCAAGGGTACTATCTGGAAAATTCTGAGTACTGCAACGCCTTACATAAATCTGATGGTAACCTTAATCAACGGCTATTATCTCTACACCAGAACGACGACACCTTAA